GAACACGATCATCACCTGGCCCATGATTCCGCGGCCACTCATGCTGGAACAGAGAGCCGTCATGCGGCGTTTTCGCTAAGGAGCCAATCATGCCACACACTACTCGCCGCAACCGCCGCGGAGCGGCCATGGTCGAAGGAGCTATCGTGCTGAGCGTATGCGCGCTGCTGCTCGGCATGCTGGAACTATCGCTCATGTTGGTGAACCACACCATGATGTCGGAAGGTGCCCGGCGCGTTGCGCGAGCAGCCATTGTGCGTGGCGATCGCTGCGGCAGCATGGGCGAGTGGGGACCGGCCCAGCTGACTATCAACGCCAACGATTCCCATGCAGCAGCAGCCGTACTTCGCGAAGTCCTGTTCACGCTTCCGCCTGCCGATGCCCAGATTCAGATCACGTGGCTCGATGCTGACAACAGTGCTGGCGATCGCGTGCGGGTGAACGTGAATCACACGCATCGACCAATCGTACCTGTCTGGGGCTGGAACACTGGCCTCGTTCTCAGTGGCACTTCGACCATGCAGATCATGCATTAGTAGGTCACATCGGCCTCGATGTGACCTGCAATTCGTAAGACCTTGAACCTCGCGCGTCGAAACTGCGATATCAATTCCAACAACAATCAGCCATTCATCTCAGTGTCAGGTCACATCCAGCGGATGTGACCTACCAATCGAGGTCTCGATGAAACCGACCACCTTCAAATCACAGCGCCGCGGCAAAGTCCTGGTGTTGGTCCTCATCACCCTGCCCGCACTTTGCGGGCTGATTGGCCTGGTCATCGACGGCGGACTCCTCACGTCCAATTCGCGGCAATTGCAGCATGCGGCCGATTCCGCAGCCACCGCAGCAGCCATGGAGAAACGCTGGGGAAAATCGAACACGGCGGCGCTAACCGTGGCGCAAGAGTTCGTCCAAACGCATCACCGCCTGACGTCGACAACCGTCACACTCAATTCGCCTCCGCTCAGCGGCCCGCATGTTGGTTCCGAGCGACACCTGGAGATCATCCTTACCACTCAGCAGCCGACGTTTTTCATGCGTGTCCTCAACGGACGCACTGCCGAAACGATTGCGGCCCGCGCCTGCGCGGGCTGGGAAGCGAGCACCATTCCTGCCGCCATCGTCGTGCTCGATCCGGGGCCTCCGCCGTTTCAAGTCTCTGCACTGCCGCCGTTCCTGCCACCACTTCCGGCGATCTTAGGAGGACTTGAAGTGCTCGGTGTTGGCAAGGTCGAAGTCGACGGCGCGGTGCACGTAAACACCGAGTGGGGAGGCAAGGACGAGAACAACCAGCAGATTGGCGAGCCAGCCGGGTTACTCGGCCTGTCGCACGCAGTTGCCGCTACACCGCTCCTTTCGCTCTCGAAGTTGAAGGCCCGAGAATTGCGCGTGGTTGGCGGCGTCGACAAAGTGACCAACTACGGCAAACTGCTCAGTAGCGATCCGCCGGTGTTGCAGGCGGGTCGGTTGCCGGTTCCCGATCCGTTTCGCCTCTTGCCGACACCCACTCTGGCCACCGATCCCACTAACGTAAGGGCCACGCAGTATGGCGGGCGGACGATCATCGGCATTCCGCTGATTGGTCCCACCATCACCCTGGAACCAGGCGTATACGACTACATCAATGTGATCTCGGGCAAGGTTGTTTTTAAGCCGGGAATCTACATACTGCGGCGGACGAATCCCGTTACCCAAATGGCGTTAAGCGTGCTGGCCGGTGAAGTGACGGCCGAGGGAGTCATGTTCTATATCACGGACACGACGAACTATGCACCCGCTTCGGGCGCGCCAGACAACACCGATGGTGAAACAACCGCACCCGCCGATCACATCGTCGGCACGCTTGTTCCCGTGGCGGCGATCAACGTCGGCTTGCTTGGCAGCAAGTTCACGGGGCTCAACGACCCGGGCAGCCCATTCCATGGCATGCTCGTCTATCAACGTCGCCACGATCGTCGGCCCATCGCGATCATCCAAGAGAATATTCTGGGTGCCGGCGCGATTCGAGGTGCCGTTTATTCCAAATGGGGACATACGATTCTAGTTGGCAAGGGGGATCTCGACCTCCGTTTCG
Above is a window of Anatilimnocola aggregata DNA encoding:
- a CDS encoding TadE/TadG family type IV pilus assembly protein codes for the protein MPHTTRRNRRGAAMVEGAIVLSVCALLLGMLELSLMLVNHTMMSEGARRVARAAIVRGDRCGSMGEWGPAQLTINANDSHAAAAVLREVLFTLPPADAQIQITWLDADNSAGDRVRVNVNHTHRPIVPVWGWNTGLVLSGTSTMQIMH
- a CDS encoding pilus assembly protein TadG-related protein, which produces MKPTTFKSQRRGKVLVLVLITLPALCGLIGLVIDGGLLTSNSRQLQHAADSAATAAAMEKRWGKSNTAALTVAQEFVQTHHRLTSTTVTLNSPPLSGPHVGSERHLEIILTTQQPTFFMRVLNGRTAETIAARACAGWEASTIPAAIVVLDPGPPPFQVSALPPFLPPLPAILGGLEVLGVGKVEVDGAVHVNTEWGGKDENNQQIGEPAGLLGLSHAVAATPLLSLSKLKARELRVVGGVDKVTNYGKLLSSDPPVLQAGRLPVPDPFRLLPTPTLATDPTNVRATQYGGRTIIGIPLIGPTITLEPGVYDYINVISGKVVFKPGIYILRRTNPVTQMALSVLAGEVTAEGVMFYITDTTNYAPASGAPDNTDGETTAPADHIVGTLVPVAAINVGLLGSKFTGLNDPGSPFHGMLVYQRRHDRRPIAIIQENILGAGAIRGAVYSKWGHTILVGKGDLDLRFVSGTMRIVALLDLDIDPTVTLPAAEDVYLVE